TCCAGAACGAGATCCTCCGGGGCAAGCTGTGCTTCCTCGGCGAGAATGCGGAGGATATTCCGGTCCTTGAGGAAATTCTGGCCTATGTCCGTATTCGGAACGAAAGACGAAACTCTCTTTCCTTTGCCTTTCACGAGCACATTTCCACCTTCCCCGTCACTCCTCCGGAAATGGGAGACTTTTGTCCCGCCATTCCGCTTCCATACGGAAAGAAAAAGGGGGAACCTTTCGGCTCCCCCTTTCTTTTCAGTGGTCGGGATGAGAGGATTTGAACCTCCGACACCCTGCACCCCATGCAGGTGCGCTAGCCAGGCTGCGCTACATCCCGAAACGCGAGCTATTCTAGCGCACGAATCCAGTTCGGTCAAGCCACCGAATTGCCTCTTGCGGTGGGACAGGGATGATAAGGTCATCCCTGAAACAGGATACGGGTGAAGTTCCCCGTGGTCTTCGGAGGATGCAACGACATGTCCGTGTGGTTTCCTGAAAAAAGCCGGGTATAATGTGAGCGGCTCCGGAATGGGGAGGTGGCGTCGTGGGTTTCTATCTGAGTGGTTTTTATCGTATGCTTTCGGAGCAGCCGTATTTCGATTGGCCCGAAAAGCTTCAAGGGCGTCTGCCCTGGGTCGAGATCGGATTCGGCAACGGCGAATTTCTCGAACACCTTGCCGGGGCGTGTCCGCACCAGCCGATGGTGGGCATGGAAGTGTCCTTGACATGCCTTGACAAGGCCGCAAGGCGTCTCCATCGCCTGGGAGCGGAAAATGTCCGGCTTCTGTTGGGAGACGCACGTTTCCTGTTACGGGAATGCTTCGAGGACAATGGAGTAGAAAGGGTTTTCATGAATTTCCCCTGCCCCTGGCCGAAAAGTCGGCACGCTCGGAGGCGCGTCACATCCAAGAGGTTCGCCGATGCGCTTGCGGCTGTCCTTTGCGTAGGAGGAACGTTCCATCTCGTCACGGACGAGGCATGGTATGCCCGGGAGGCCATGGCTTTCCTCGGAGAACATCCGGCCCTGTGTGGCCGACTTGAGGACGCTGAAGCGTCCGATCGGCCCGTGGCGACCAAATACGAAAGAAAGTGGCGGGCCCTGGGCAAGGACATTCTGTCCGTGGTGGTGGAGAAAACCGCTCCCTGGAGAGGGGAGCGTCTCGTGGAGGAGGGGAGAGCGCTGCACGTCGAAGTTGTGTTCGAAGGCGATCTTTGGCAATGTCTCCGTGCGCTCGAAGGGAGGGAGGGGCACCAAAACGAAGCTCATTGGATCTTTAGGGAAGTTTTTCTGGGAAACGATAGCAGTGTGCTGGTGCAGGTCATCGCCAATGACGACGGATTTGAACAGCGGTTTTTCCTTCGCGCCGTCCGTCGAAACGACCGTGTTCTCATGAAGATCGACGACACGGCGACGCCCTTCAGAACGCCCGCAGTCCGCTTTTCCCTCGAAGAGGCGGCGAGATTTCTGACGAAGAATCTCCCTTGACACGATCGGGAAAGGGGACTGGACCGGTGAAGGAGGTCAGGCCTACGTCGGGGAAAGTCCTGCAGGCGCTGTTCAACATTCTCGGAGATAAAGTCTCGGCAGGAGGCTTCCTCGACCTCTTTGCCGGTACGGGACAGATTGCTCTCGAAGCCTGGCGGCGTGGAGCCCGTCCCGTCGTGGCCGTGGAGGTGCTCAGGAACCGATGCGAACGTCTCCGGGAAAACCTGGGAGGCGAAACGGAACTGGGAGTTCTTTGCATGGACGTTCGGAGAGCACTTGTTTTCCTTGCGAAAAGGAAGAGTCTCTTCGCCGTTGTTTTCGCCGATCCGCCCTACGGAAACGGATGGATGCCCGTCCTTTTCGAGCTCCAGGCACAGATCACGAAACTGCTCCTTCCCGGTGGATTGTTCGTGGTGGAGCATTCGGCGAGAGAACCTTATCCTGAAACTTCCCCCGGGTGGAGCGCGGAAAGTCGCACCTACGGCGAGACCGTGCTCACCTTTCTGCGGCGGGACGAGTCGGAAACGAGTTGAGAGACGATGAGAAAAGCCGTGTATCCGGGATCCTTCGATCCCATCACGAACGGGCATGTGTACATTGCCGAGAGGTCCGCTGCGTTGTTCGACGAGTTGGTGGTGGCGGTTCTCTTTAACACTCAGAAACAAGGAACGTTCAACATCGAGGAACGGAAAGCCATGGCGAGGGAAGCCCTGATCCATATCCCGAACGTGCACGTCTCTTCCTTTGAGGGATTGCTCGTGGATTTCATGCGCCAGGAGCGGAGTCGAATCATCATCCGGGGGCTTCGAGCCCTTTCGGATTTCGAATACGAATTTCAACTCGCCCAGATGAACCGCCAGCTTGCTCCGGAGATCGAGACGTTCTTCATCG
Above is a genomic segment from Aminiphilus circumscriptus DSM 16581 containing:
- the trmB gene encoding tRNA (guanosine(46)-N7)-methyltransferase TrmB, with product MGFYLSGFYRMLSEQPYFDWPEKLQGRLPWVEIGFGNGEFLEHLAGACPHQPMVGMEVSLTCLDKAARRLHRLGAENVRLLLGDARFLLRECFEDNGVERVFMNFPCPWPKSRHARRRVTSKRFADALAAVLCVGGTFHLVTDEAWYAREAMAFLGEHPALCGRLEDAEASDRPVATKYERKWRALGKDILSVVVEKTAPWRGERLVEEGRALHVEVVFEGDLWQCLRALEGREGHQNEAHWIFREVFLGNDSSVLVQVIANDDGFEQRFFLRAVRRNDRVLMKIDDTATPFRTPAVRFSLEEAARFLTKNLP
- the coaD gene encoding pantetheine-phosphate adenylyltransferase, giving the protein MRKAVYPGSFDPITNGHVYIAERSAALFDELVVAVLFNTQKQGTFNIEERKAMAREALIHIPNVHVSSFEGLLVDFMRQERSRIIIRGLRALSDFEYEFQLAQMNRQLAPEIETFFIVTEAQYSYLSSRSVKEVFHFGGSIQGMVPPGVYRRLRERFPPPGLDMR
- a CDS encoding RsmD family RNA methyltransferase, whose translation is MKEVRPTSGKVLQALFNILGDKVSAGGFLDLFAGTGQIALEAWRRGARPVVAVEVLRNRCERLRENLGGETELGVLCMDVRRALVFLAKRKSLFAVVFADPPYGNGWMPVLFELQAQITKLLLPGGLFVVEHSAREPYPETSPGWSAESRTYGETVLTFLRRDESETS